The proteins below come from a single Halothiobacillus neapolitanus c2 genomic window:
- a CDS encoding tRNA threonylcarbamoyladenosine dehydratase: MSERLEERTELLVGENGLEALRRARVLVAGLGGVGGACAESLVRAGVGTVYLLDHDTFCRSNLNRQMLSTEAVIGESKAEVAVARFASIRNDIATVPLPYFLQESGVTELLEQHPMDAIADCIDSIGVKAVLLAQARARGIMTMTALGAGNRLDPRAVRVGTLSEVQGCGLARVLRTRLRQLDCALDIPVVYSTELPSKPAPHVPTDTGIRPRAVNGTISYMPNIFGHIVAGEIIRRLLVLKSDSEQSEDTSKYP, encoded by the coding sequence ATGTCTGAACGATTGGAAGAGCGCACTGAATTGCTGGTTGGCGAAAACGGTTTGGAAGCGCTGCGTCGGGCACGTGTTCTTGTCGCCGGTTTGGGGGGTGTGGGCGGCGCGTGCGCCGAGTCGCTCGTTCGTGCCGGTGTGGGTACGGTCTACCTGCTCGACCACGACACATTCTGCCGTTCGAACCTCAACCGGCAAATGCTGTCAACCGAAGCGGTGATTGGGGAAAGCAAGGCAGAGGTTGCCGTAGCGCGCTTCGCATCGATCCGCAATGACATTGCCACCGTGCCCCTGCCGTATTTCTTGCAAGAATCCGGCGTGACCGAACTATTGGAACAGCACCCCATGGATGCGATTGCCGATTGTATCGACTCGATCGGCGTCAAGGCCGTATTGCTGGCACAAGCCCGGGCACGGGGCATCATGACCATGACGGCGCTGGGTGCGGGGAATCGCCTCGATCCGCGCGCCGTACGGGTCGGCACACTGTCCGAAGTGCAAGGCTGTGGCCTTGCCCGTGTGCTGCGCACGCGCCTTCGCCAACTCGATTGCGCACTGGATATCCCGGTCGTCTATTCCACCGAACTGCCGAGCAAACCCGCCCCGCATGTGCCCACAGACACCGGTATTCGCCCGAGGGCCGTCAATGGCACAATCAGCTACATGCCGAATATTTTCGGTCACATTGTGGCCGGAGAGATTATTCGACGATTGCTGGTACTGAAAAGTGATTCTGAACAGTCTGAGGACACTTCGAAATACCCATGA
- a CDS encoding helix-turn-helix domain-containing protein, with product MNAKTPTEEIPLANGHWQCLNTDEAHGDNPVQQAVRAALDALWETLEGDQPSNLYDLVIAQIERPLLETAMMRCEQNQSRAAECLGINRSTLRKKLKQHQLLPGEG from the coding sequence ATGAATGCAAAAACACCCACGGAAGAAATCCCTCTGGCCAACGGCCACTGGCAGTGTCTGAATACGGATGAAGCACATGGTGACAACCCCGTTCAGCAGGCCGTGCGTGCAGCGCTCGATGCCTTGTGGGAAACGTTGGAAGGCGACCAGCCCAGCAATCTCTACGACCTCGTTATCGCGCAGATCGAACGCCCCCTGCTGGAAACGGCGATGATGCGCTGCGAGCAAAATCAGTCCCGCGCGGCCGAATGCCTTGGCATCAACCGCAGCACCCTGCGCAAGAAACTCAAACAGCATCAATTACTGCCCGGAGAAGGCTAA
- a CDS encoding TIGR00730 family Rossman fold protein — protein MSPKIPNHPSRLDKSERLSQESWKIFQIMAEFVQGYETLASIEPAVTIFGSARFAPDHPHYLMTVEIARLLSDGGFAVVSGGGPGIMEAANKGAKEGGAPSVGLNITLPHEQHDNPYQDISLHFQHFFARKVMFVKYASAYVVMPGGFGTLDEMAEILTLVQTGKSRRIPIILVGTAFWSGLLNWFKQTLLTEGTIGEGDMDLMTVCDEPQTVVSTIFDFYRNRNLGATAEEQKKLLDL, from the coding sequence ATGAGTCCAAAAATACCCAATCACCCGTCCCGTCTCGATAAAAGCGAACGACTGAGCCAGGAATCGTGGAAAATTTTCCAGATCATGGCCGAATTCGTGCAGGGTTATGAAACGCTGGCCAGCATTGAACCTGCTGTTACCATTTTCGGTTCCGCCCGATTTGCGCCCGATCATCCCCACTATCTGATGACCGTCGAAATCGCCCGGCTCCTCTCGGACGGCGGTTTTGCGGTTGTCTCCGGTGGCGGGCCCGGCATCATGGAGGCCGCGAACAAGGGCGCGAAGGAAGGCGGCGCGCCGAGTGTCGGTTTGAATATCACCCTGCCGCACGAGCAGCACGACAATCCATATCAGGATATTTCCCTGCATTTTCAGCATTTTTTTGCGCGCAAGGTCATGTTCGTAAAATACGCTTCTGCCTATGTCGTCATGCCAGGCGGCTTCGGCACGCTGGATGAAATGGCGGAGATACTCACGCTGGTGCAAACCGGCAAATCCCGCCGCATTCCCATCATTCTGGTGGGCACTGCGTTCTGGAGCGGCCTGCTGAATTGGTTCAAACAGACACTGTTGACCGAGGGCACTATTGGCGAGGGTGATATGGATCTGATGACCGTTTGTGATGAGCCACAAACCGTGGTCAGTACCATTTTCGATTTCTACCGCAACCGAAATTTGGGCGCGACCGCAGAAGAACAGAAGAAACTGCTCGATCTGTAA
- a CDS encoding histidine phosphatase family protein — translation MPGQIDLLRHGEPAGGKRYRGDRVDDPLSEMGWKQMRDRVDALEAAGKANWTQIVSSPLIRCRAFAEALAGERGLPLQVDTNLRERGFGCWEGLSHREVKERFAADYRAYKADPDRGMPTGGEAMDDFFSRVTGSLAHHAKAQPSDGKTLVVAHAVVIRTAAVWALNAPPVATHFVDTEYACLLRLQWRGEQPTLLELLND, via the coding sequence ATGCCGGGACAAATCGATCTGCTACGTCATGGCGAACCTGCGGGCGGCAAGCGCTATCGTGGCGATCGGGTAGATGATCCATTAAGTGAGATGGGTTGGAAGCAAATGCGCGACCGCGTAGACGCACTGGAGGCGGCAGGCAAAGCAAACTGGACGCAGATCGTCTCCTCCCCGTTGATCCGCTGTAGGGCATTTGCCGAAGCGCTGGCTGGCGAGCGCGGTTTGCCGCTTCAGGTCGACACCAACCTGCGTGAGCGTGGTTTTGGCTGCTGGGAAGGGCTGAGCCACCGGGAAGTCAAGGAACGCTTCGCGGCTGATTATCGGGCATACAAAGCCGACCCGGATCGGGGCATGCCCACCGGCGGTGAGGCCATGGATGATTTCTTCTCAAGAGTCACCGGTTCACTTGCTCACCATGCCAAGGCGCAACCATCCGATGGCAAAACATTGGTTGTGGCTCATGCGGTGGTGATTCGAACGGCGGCTGTTTGGGCTCTCAACGCGCCGCCCGTCGCCACGCATTTTGTGGACACAGAATATGCCTGCCTGCTGCGTCTTCAGTGGCGAGGCGAGCAGCCTACATTGTTGGAATTACTGAACGATTGA
- the ampD gene encoding 1,6-anhydro-N-acetylmuramyl-L-alanine amidase AmpD, which translates to MIVDPKTETLSGVRFVRSPSCDDRPSELAISLVVVHGISLPPGEYGGDGVEQLFTGTLDPNAHPYYAQIAHLQVSAHVFIRRDGSMIQFVPFTRRAWHAGESMFNGRERCNDFSIGIELEGTDTDRYTSVQYDQLVEVLAALKQRYPDLADVRGHEQIAPGRKTDPGPAFNWGHLAGRLPDGLRFA; encoded by the coding sequence ATGATCGTTGATCCTAAAACCGAAACACTCAGTGGCGTACGTTTCGTGCGTTCGCCTTCTTGCGATGATCGGCCGTCGGAGCTGGCCATTTCGCTGGTCGTCGTGCACGGTATTTCTCTGCCGCCGGGCGAGTATGGCGGCGATGGTGTTGAGCAGTTGTTCACCGGTACGTTGGACCCGAACGCACACCCGTACTATGCCCAAATCGCCCACCTTCAGGTGTCGGCGCATGTGTTTATCCGGCGGGATGGTTCGATGATCCAGTTTGTGCCATTCACGCGGCGGGCCTGGCATGCGGGCGAATCGATGTTCAACGGCCGTGAACGCTGTAACGATTTTTCCATCGGCATCGAGCTTGAAGGCACCGATACCGACCGGTACACCTCGGTGCAATACGATCAGTTAGTGGAAGTGCTTGCGGCATTGAAACAGCGTTATCCCGATCTGGCTGACGTGCGCGGGCATGAGCAAATAGCGCCGGGCCGCAAAACTGACCCGGGGCCTGCATTCAATTGGGGGCATCTGGCCGGGCGGCTGCCCGATGGCCTGCGTTTCGCCTGA
- a CDS encoding homoserine kinase gives MSVFTTVHEHQLNQFLTQFDCGRLVSFAGIAAGIENTNYFVTTDRYALVLTLFEHHQPDELHYFLDLMAYLAEHDIPTAHPMCSKSGSYLGELNGKPAALVRRLTGGSLEHPNTEECRTMGTALGQMHRTSPGFGGYREPDRALPWLQETGAILAAHLAKDIEGETVALLEDELDFQQNHPRGHLPQGAIHADLFRDNALFEQGRLTGIIDLYYACNDALAYDLAVTINDWCRDEQDGIDETRARAMLAGYQGERPLNDDERAAWPGLLRAAAMRFWLSRLKDQCFPREGEMTYQKDPEVFRRLLIAHRAQADATRAWLNG, from the coding sequence ATGTCGGTTTTCACCACAGTACACGAACATCAACTCAACCAATTCCTGACGCAATTCGATTGCGGTCGGCTCGTTTCCTTCGCGGGCATCGCGGCAGGCATCGAGAATACCAACTACTTCGTTACCACCGATCGCTATGCGTTGGTACTGACGCTGTTCGAACACCATCAACCGGACGAACTGCACTACTTTCTCGATCTGATGGCGTATCTGGCAGAACATGACATTCCGACCGCCCACCCGATGTGCAGCAAAAGCGGCTCCTATCTCGGCGAACTCAATGGCAAACCCGCTGCACTCGTCCGCCGCCTGACGGGCGGATCGCTGGAACATCCCAATACCGAAGAATGCCGCACGATGGGCACCGCGCTCGGCCAGATGCATCGTACCAGCCCCGGTTTTGGCGGCTACCGCGAACCCGACCGGGCCTTGCCGTGGTTGCAGGAAACCGGTGCCATACTGGCGGCACATCTTGCCAAAGACATCGAAGGCGAAACCGTCGCCCTGCTTGAAGACGAGCTCGATTTTCAGCAAAACCACCCGCGCGGCCATCTGCCGCAAGGCGCCATTCATGCCGACTTGTTCCGTGATAACGCCTTGTTCGAACAGGGCCGCCTGACCGGCATCATCGACCTGTACTACGCCTGCAACGACGCCTTGGCCTATGATCTGGCCGTCACCATCAACGACTGGTGCCGCGACGAGCAGGACGGCATTGACGAAACGCGCGCCCGTGCAATGCTGGCCGGTTACCAGGGCGAACGTCCGCTCAACGACGACGAACGCGCCGCTTGGCCCGGATTGCTTCGTGCGGCCGCCATGCGTTTTTGGCTTTCGCGACTCAAGGATCAATGTTTTCCTCGCGAAGGCGAAATGACTTATCAGAAAGACCCCGAAGTTTTCCGTCGCCTGCTGATCGCCCATCGAGCACAGGCAGACGCCACCCGCGCCTGGCTCAATGGCTGA
- a CDS encoding EAL domain-containing protein, producing the protein MTAHPTNNNDQPQRDDSAAVQPLVEKMERQQALLQSLLGQIDILISAADEHELLDVVCTQLLASGLFVGAWLGQVASPKANEFTVITAGSNGRAILDVLTQEQASVLSDFLARAQFKDQALVEESDLTALTEPWRPFAPNNAHLSIFFIPIFRNELPWAVLVVVHTHDQPLDRLVSDTLTRLGELIDTALGQLDLRKQLSEEYERTAYLAYHDALTSLANRRFLDEELPKAMARAQRHEQSLAIVMLDIDDFKPINDQYGHAVGDELLVDLANRLSKTLRSSDLAVRQGGDEFILLIEGINSKNELTQGLNRIQTSLDKPYELPEGKTHVRFSMGITVFPEDDVAPDILIRHADAALYASKDQKYKRQLPWQFWHELGSGDANTPVDSFDRIPAYGPEAAALIKKVSAEVRQLTEGFVDRFYRELAAVDRDSGKIISWLSAEEYEHLRSRQTEHLEFLLSADLTEEAHCTKARAVGDIHAFIGVSASSLVRAITVYMHQFDDASLKFQLGRKDFNNLESIITSRLSTELSEELEAEEQISAQFQEGLNAIDALSRTNTSWQNFNEQLLEILCGLPAIKAAWIGAPDDLGQFVVNFEHYGDEIDKVLQAYPDRIELPSVLTQATGSQGSTGLAFRTGQVQRINNFSTSLNAEKWRNVAKHVGIRSSVSVPILDAQRNSIAVLTLYGAYPGMFESPHRASFSHQLGFIVSQTWAQFNQDSDATISIHEINRWREALYGDGLHFVYQPIIDLHTGKLNKVEALARLDLSDGRTIMPGQFIPRLNERQIIYVFRKGLDFSLRQLSAWHESKKMKGIGLSLNLPLEALLNSHCIDWVRDALSRFNVSANHLWLEVLEHSETEDHVHMIAQMQKLNELGVHLAMDDLGSGYSSLIRLNKMPFDTVKIDQALLRSAYDDPPRIIKFISALIRMTQIIDLDVVVEGLEHPDLIETARILGAKFGQGYGIAFPMPPNQLENWLNNQKPNSPISAPTTPMGALATHMSYIENATHKCAPILEGKDPTLCPVHRFIEEHGLIDSKIDHAHRAIHKTSSKDQKLYVKCANKFQALLSPLIIEPASKIDMGKPHANDTHR; encoded by the coding sequence ATGACAGCCCACCCAACCAACAATAATGACCAGCCACAACGTGATGACTCAGCCGCCGTGCAGCCCCTCGTTGAGAAGATGGAACGCCAGCAAGCGTTATTGCAATCCTTGCTTGGGCAAATCGACATCCTCATCTCTGCTGCCGACGAGCATGAGCTCCTGGATGTCGTTTGCACGCAATTATTGGCTTCCGGCTTGTTTGTTGGGGCATGGCTCGGTCAAGTAGCATCACCCAAGGCGAATGAATTTACGGTAATAACGGCCGGCAGTAATGGGCGAGCAATTCTGGATGTGCTGACCCAAGAGCAAGCATCGGTTTTGAGTGATTTTCTTGCGCGTGCTCAATTCAAAGATCAGGCACTCGTCGAGGAATCCGATCTTACCGCGCTCACCGAGCCCTGGCGACCGTTCGCGCCGAACAATGCCCATCTCAGCATTTTTTTCATTCCTATCTTTCGCAACGAATTACCCTGGGCCGTGTTGGTGGTGGTGCACACTCACGATCAGCCATTAGACCGCCTTGTCAGCGACACTCTGACTCGCTTGGGTGAATTGATCGATACCGCCTTGGGCCAACTGGATTTGCGTAAGCAACTGAGCGAAGAATACGAACGCACGGCGTATCTGGCCTATCACGACGCGCTGACTTCGTTGGCGAACCGACGCTTTCTCGATGAAGAGCTTCCCAAGGCGATGGCACGCGCACAACGACACGAGCAATCGCTTGCGATCGTTATGCTCGATATTGATGATTTCAAACCGATCAATGATCAATACGGTCATGCCGTCGGTGATGAACTGCTGGTCGACCTCGCCAACCGTTTAAGTAAAACCCTGCGTTCATCCGATTTGGCCGTTCGTCAGGGCGGCGATGAGTTTATTTTGCTCATTGAGGGGATTAACTCGAAAAATGAACTGACTCAGGGGCTCAATCGCATTCAAACAAGCCTGGATAAACCCTACGAGCTACCCGAAGGCAAAACCCATGTCCGATTCAGTATGGGAATCACCGTTTTCCCCGAGGATGATGTTGCTCCCGATATCTTGATCCGTCATGCCGATGCCGCCCTGTATGCCAGCAAAGATCAAAAATACAAACGCCAACTCCCATGGCAGTTCTGGCATGAATTGGGAAGCGGCGATGCAAACACGCCTGTTGACTCGTTTGATCGCATACCGGCCTACGGCCCGGAAGCGGCCGCATTGATCAAAAAAGTCTCGGCGGAAGTAAGACAGTTGACCGAAGGATTTGTGGATCGGTTTTACCGGGAGCTGGCTGCTGTCGACCGAGACTCGGGAAAAATCATCTCCTGGCTCAGTGCAGAAGAATATGAACATTTACGTTCAAGGCAAACCGAGCATCTTGAATTTTTGCTCTCGGCCGATCTCACTGAAGAAGCACACTGCACCAAGGCACGGGCGGTTGGCGATATCCACGCGTTCATTGGTGTTTCGGCAAGCAGCCTGGTGCGTGCTATCACGGTGTACATGCACCAATTCGATGACGCTTCGCTGAAATTCCAGTTGGGTCGCAAGGATTTTAACAACCTGGAATCCATCATCACCTCCCGACTAAGCACCGAGCTCTCGGAAGAACTTGAAGCCGAAGAGCAAATAAGCGCGCAATTTCAAGAGGGCCTCAACGCAATCGATGCGTTAAGCAGAACCAACACGTCGTGGCAAAACTTTAACGAGCAATTACTTGAGATTCTCTGTGGCCTCCCCGCGATAAAGGCGGCCTGGATTGGCGCCCCGGATGACCTGGGCCAATTCGTCGTTAATTTTGAGCATTACGGGGACGAGATAGACAAAGTGCTCCAAGCGTATCCCGATCGGATCGAACTGCCGAGCGTCCTCACGCAGGCAACCGGTTCGCAGGGCTCAACGGGCTTAGCATTTCGAACAGGCCAGGTGCAACGCATCAACAACTTCTCAACCAGCCTTAACGCTGAAAAATGGCGAAATGTAGCAAAGCATGTAGGTATTCGCAGTTCGGTTAGCGTCCCTATTCTGGATGCGCAACGCAATTCGATCGCTGTGCTCACGCTCTACGGCGCCTATCCGGGCATGTTCGAATCGCCTCATCGCGCATCCTTCAGCCATCAACTGGGCTTTATCGTCAGTCAGACGTGGGCTCAATTTAATCAAGACTCAGACGCCACGATCTCGATTCATGAGATCAACCGATGGCGGGAAGCCCTTTATGGCGACGGTTTGCACTTCGTCTACCAGCCAATCATTGACTTACATACCGGCAAGCTCAATAAAGTTGAAGCACTCGCCAGACTGGATCTATCCGACGGCCGAACCATCATGCCTGGACAATTTATTCCAAGGCTCAATGAACGCCAGATTATTTATGTATTCAGAAAAGGCTTGGATTTTAGTTTGCGCCAATTAAGCGCGTGGCATGAAAGCAAAAAGATGAAGGGTATTGGCTTATCACTTAATCTGCCGTTGGAAGCGTTATTAAATTCACACTGTATCGATTGGGTTCGCGATGCGTTAAGTCGCTTCAATGTATCGGCAAATCATTTATGGCTTGAAGTACTGGAACACTCCGAGACCGAAGATCACGTCCATATGATTGCGCAAATGCAAAAGTTAAATGAGCTTGGCGTGCATTTGGCGATGGATGATCTGGGCTCCGGTTACAGCAGCCTTATACGCCTCAACAAGATGCCATTTGATACCGTTAAAATCGATCAGGCGCTTTTACGCTCAGCGTATGACGACCCACCAAGAATCATCAAGTTCATCAGTGCATTGATTCGTATGACACAAATCATTGATTTGGATGTCGTCGTCGAGGGTCTCGAGCATCCGGATCTGATCGAGACCGCTCGGATACTGGGTGCCAAGTTTGGTCAAGGATACGGCATTGCTTTCCCCATGCCACCCAATCAACTTGAAAACTGGCTGAATAATCAAAAACCAAATTCACCCATTAGCGCCCCAACAACACCCATGGGCGCCTTGGCCACACATATGTCATACATTGAAAATGCGACTCATAAATGCGCGCCCATTCTGGAAGGAAAAGACCCGACTCTTTGCCCTGTTCATCGTTTCATTGAAGAACACGGTTTGATTGACAGCAAAATTGATCATGCCCATCGAGCCATTCATAAAACCAGTTCAAAAGATCAAAAGCTCTACGTTAAGTGCGCAAACAAATTCCAAGCACTACTGAGCCCGTTAATTATCGAGCCAGCATCGAAAATAGATATGGGAAAACCGCACGCAAACGATACTCACCGATGA
- the ampE gene encoding regulatory signaling modulator protein AmpE, whose translation MKLFILLVVVVLERSWTALARWCADRGVQKRVLSLRQRLSAVLGESLALLVVWFVPPLILAWFLAWFLAWIDADQGSLLGVLLYLVVSIATLLLLVAPGQAHKKAKALAQACQQEDAEHAAQCRAQLWRDGADPIEQADSIEEASPQQLAERIITLGFNEWFAVLFWFVVLGPAGALFYRLTDWFAQPPPIINSAVNSGANTTANAGAINESLPSPHAQTGSFIDALPARLLALLDWPIARLYAFLLLLAGGFNRGLDAWLNGPIKNDLSLAEKNADLIGRVGNASLELEREDDCAEGAVCLADQSRWYKNASAIVLRALMIGLGIVALFTLSGWLR comes from the coding sequence ATGAAACTGTTTATTCTGCTGGTCGTTGTCGTGCTCGAACGATCCTGGACAGCACTGGCCCGCTGGTGTGCCGACCGCGGCGTGCAAAAAAGGGTCTTATCGCTGCGGCAGCGCCTGTCTGCGGTGCTGGGCGAGTCATTGGCCCTGCTGGTTGTTTGGTTCGTGCCGCCGCTGATTCTGGCATGGTTTCTGGCCTGGTTTCTGGCCTGGATTGACGCAGATCAGGGCTCCTTGTTGGGCGTGTTGCTGTACCTTGTTGTATCAATTGCCACGTTATTGCTTTTGGTGGCGCCTGGTCAGGCCCATAAAAAAGCCAAGGCACTGGCACAAGCCTGCCAGCAAGAAGATGCCGAGCACGCCGCGCAATGCCGTGCCCAGTTATGGCGCGATGGGGCTGATCCGATCGAACAGGCCGATTCAATTGAAGAAGCGAGTCCACAACAACTGGCCGAACGGATTATCACACTGGGCTTTAACGAATGGTTCGCGGTTCTGTTCTGGTTTGTTGTTTTGGGTCCGGCGGGCGCATTGTTTTATCGGCTGACCGATTGGTTTGCGCAGCCGCCGCCCATTATCAACTCTGCGGTCAACTCCGGCGCCAACACCACCGCTAACGCCGGTGCGATCAACGAGTCACTGCCGAGTCCACATGCGCAAACTGGCTCATTCATTGACGCGTTACCCGCACGGCTTTTGGCGCTGCTCGATTGGCCGATCGCCCGTTTATACGCCTTTTTGTTATTGCTGGCCGGCGGTTTTAATCGCGGTTTGGATGCCTGGCTCAATGGCCCCATCAAAAACGATCTTTCATTGGCAGAAAAAAATGCCGACCTGATTGGTCGGGTGGGTAACGCATCGCTTGAGCTGGAACGTGAGGATGATTGCGCCGAGGGCGCGGTGTGCCTGGCCGATCAGTCCCGTTGGTACAAAAATGCCTCAGCCATTGTTTTGCGGGCCCTGATGATCGGTTTGGGCATCGTCGCCCTGTTCACATTGTCCGGTTGGTTGCGCTGA
- a CDS encoding multifunctional CCA addition/repair protein has product MKTMQSLNCLIVGGAVRDRLLGRPIHDRDWVVLGSTPEAMQAQGFLPVGHDFPVFLHPKTREEYALARTERKSGRGHQGFTFNADPKVTLEDDLQRRDLTINAMAQTADGTLIDPFDFKRDLDDRILRHVGPAFAEDPLRVLRVARFAAQLAPLGFTLASPTRDLMQAMTNAGELNDLTAERVWQETHKALASPAPARYFDILRDVGALAVLFPEVDALFGVPQPEKYHPEIDSGVHTLLALTAAAKLTDDVGIRFAVLCHDLGKALTPSDEWPRHIGHEARGVAPATALSDRLRVPKAIKELAILVTAQHGRVHHALEMKPATLVDLIESLDGLRRPERMEAVLLACHADARGRLGSENCDYPQADRVRAAAEVIRSVSPQAFVAQGLKGLAIKNALHQARVQQLAEQLPR; this is encoded by the coding sequence ATGAAAACCATGCAATCACTTAACTGCCTGATTGTCGGTGGTGCAGTGCGTGATCGACTGCTGGGCCGCCCGATCCATGATCGCGACTGGGTGGTTTTAGGCAGCACACCCGAAGCAATGCAGGCGCAGGGTTTTTTGCCGGTGGGTCACGATTTTCCGGTTTTTCTGCACCCAAAAACCCGTGAGGAATACGCCCTTGCCCGCACCGAACGCAAATCCGGGCGCGGGCATCAAGGATTCACCTTCAATGCCGATCCCAAGGTGACGCTTGAAGACGACCTACAACGGCGCGATTTAACCATCAATGCCATGGCGCAAACTGCCGATGGCACACTGATCGACCCGTTCGATTTCAAACGCGATCTCGATGACCGCATCTTGCGTCACGTGGGCCCGGCCTTTGCCGAAGACCCTTTGCGCGTGCTGCGCGTCGCCCGCTTTGCCGCCCAACTGGCGCCGTTGGGCTTTACCTTGGCGTCGCCAACCCGAGATCTGATGCAGGCAATGACCAACGCGGGCGAACTCAACGACCTGACCGCCGAACGGGTTTGGCAGGAAACCCATAAGGCATTGGCCAGCCCTGCGCCCGCCCGCTACTTCGATATTCTGCGCGATGTCGGCGCACTGGCCGTGCTGTTCCCCGAAGTCGATGCCCTGTTCGGTGTGCCACAACCAGAAAAATACCACCCGGAAATCGACAGTGGCGTTCACACCCTACTGGCGCTGACGGCTGCCGCCAAGCTGACTGATGATGTTGGCATTCGCTTTGCCGTGCTCTGTCACGATCTAGGCAAGGCATTGACACCATCGGATGAATGGCCACGACATATCGGACACGAAGCTCGCGGCGTGGCACCGGCCACCGCACTGAGCGATCGATTACGCGTGCCCAAAGCCATCAAGGAATTGGCGATTCTGGTCACGGCGCAGCACGGGCGCGTTCATCATGCGCTGGAAATGAAACCCGCCACCTTGGTGGACTTAATCGAGTCCCTTGATGGCTTGAGGCGACCGGAACGGATGGAAGCGGTGCTGCTGGCCTGCCACGCCGACGCACGCGGGCGCTTGGGCTCGGAAAACTGCGATTACCCACAAGCAGACCGCGTCCGTGCGGCCGCCGAGGTGATCCGTTCTGTATCGCCACAAGCGTTCGTCGCCCAAGGATTAAAAGGGCTTGCCATAAAAAACGCCCTGCATCAGGCGCGCGTGCAGCAATTGGCCGAGCAACTGCCGCGATAA
- the dusB gene encoding tRNA dihydrouridine synthase DusB encodes MAESPPLPPIILHGRTGDPVIIDPPLALAPMAGVSDRPFRQLCREYGAGLVVTEMMSAKPELQSSAKSRLRQIDSNDIEPRAVQLLGNDPFELAEAARFAVSQGAQLIDLNLGCPAKKVCKRAAGSALMAEPDTVARLLEALVAAVDCPVSLKMRTGPDREWRNAVAIAKIAENAGISMLSIHGRTRADRYEGEAEYDTIAEVVAAVDLPVFANGDITTPQKARQVIAHTGAAGIMVGRGAFGQPWIFSALKAELTGQPLPSPPDRAERVVAIKKQFEKIYHHYGDSLGIRIARKHLGWYAASLELGEEDRAVFNRFEHPEQQRQWLAQHANG; translated from the coding sequence ATGGCTGAATCGCCTCCGCTGCCGCCCATCATTCTGCACGGGCGAACCGGAGACCCGGTCATCATCGACCCACCGCTCGCGCTCGCCCCCATGGCCGGTGTTTCAGACCGCCCTTTCCGCCAGCTCTGCCGTGAATACGGCGCAGGGCTGGTGGTCACGGAAATGATGAGCGCCAAACCGGAACTGCAATCCAGCGCCAAAAGTCGCCTGCGCCAAATCGACAGCAACGACATCGAACCCCGTGCGGTGCAGCTGCTGGGCAATGATCCGTTTGAGCTGGCCGAAGCCGCCCGATTTGCAGTCTCGCAAGGCGCACAACTGATCGACCTCAACCTCGGCTGCCCTGCCAAAAAGGTATGCAAACGCGCTGCAGGATCTGCACTCATGGCAGAACCGGATACCGTCGCCCGCCTTCTGGAAGCACTGGTGGCCGCCGTCGATTGTCCGGTTAGCCTGAAAATGCGCACCGGTCCGGACCGCGAGTGGCGCAATGCCGTTGCGATCGCAAAAATCGCCGAGAATGCCGGGATATCCATGCTGTCGATCCACGGGCGCACCCGCGCAGACCGCTACGAAGGCGAAGCGGAATACGACACCATTGCCGAAGTGGTTGCCGCCGTCGACCTGCCAGTGTTTGCCAATGGCGACATCACTACCCCTCAGAAAGCCCGTCAAGTGATCGCCCATACGGGCGCCGCGGGCATCATGGTCGGACGAGGCGCGTTTGGTCAGCCCTGGATTTTCTCCGCGTTAAAAGCCGAGCTCACCGGCCAACCACTCCCCAGCCCCCCGGATCGCGCCGAACGTGTCGTTGCCATCAAAAAACAATTTGAAAAAATCTATCATCATTACGGCGACTCATTAGGAATTCGCATCGCCCGAAAGCATCTGGGCTGGTATGCTGCGTCCCTTGAATTGGGTGAAGAAGATCGAGCTGTATTCAACCGCTTCGAGCACCCTGAACAGCAACGCCAATGGTTAGCGCAGCACGCTAACGGATAA